DNA from Helicobacter pylori:
GAAAGACTTATGAGCCTGAGATTTTAGAGGCTCTGTTTATCGCTAAAAACACCCATAAAGTGGATTTAATCACCATCCATTTAAGAGAAGACAAACGGCACATTCAAAATGAAGACGTTTTGAGACTGCTTGAAATTAGCCCTTTGCCTATCAACATTGAATGCTCTATTAATGCTGAAATCACTGATTTTTTATGCTCTTTAAAAAATAAGCCGAGTAAGGTTACGATCGTGCCTGAAAACAGAAATGAGGTTACGACAGAGGGAGGGTTGGATTGTTCATTAAAGGGTTTGGGGGAAGTTATTAGAGCGTATCACAATAAAGGCATTGAGGTGTCTTTGTTTGTTGATCCTTTAAAAGACGCTCTGCATTTTGCAAAGGAGCATCAAGTCAAGCAGGTGGAGTTCCACACTGGGGTGTATGCGAATTTGCACAACGCTTTATATTCTAACGCTAACAATCAAATCCATGCCATTAGCGCGCTCAAAGACAAATGCCCCAAAGAATTGAAAGAAGAATTGCACAACGCCTT
Protein-coding regions in this window:
- the pdxJ gene encoding pyridoxine 5'-phosphate synthase, with the translated sequence MRFGLNIDHIVTLREVRKTYEPEILEALFIAKNTHKVDLITIHLREDKRHIQNEDVLRLLEISPLPINIECSINAEITDFLCSLKNKPSKVTIVPENRNEVTTEGGLDCSLKGLGEVIRAYHNKGIEVSLFVDPLKDALHFAKEHQVKQVEFHTGVYANLHNALYSNANNQIHAISALKDKCPKELKEELHNAFLQLRRMSKEAFFMGIVVCAGHGLNYSNVKELLKIPSLRELNIGHSVISKAVLVGLEKAILEMAQLIKR